In one window of Thalassophryne amazonica chromosome 9, fThaAma1.1, whole genome shotgun sequence DNA:
- the LOC117517957 gene encoding GPI inositol-deacylase-like: MFHTTLLGYFTYILTHSSQRDLAYPVATSVTMKVVKDDLCLHLCMSALFTLPVMLSTPSFIHWIRNLRYSTQLDPDPCWPHTVPLILVYVLFINCNTEKLSHSKLLPVASCLPLPLAVAVVSFSLLHLYRITYFLLAAFVPLALCCLL; the protein is encoded by the exons ATGTTCCACACCACACTGTTGGGCTACTTCACATACATTCTCACACATTCATCCCAGAGAGACCTTGCGTACCCTGTGGCCACTTCAGTAACCATGAAG GTGGTGAAGGATGACCTCTGTCTGCACCTCTGCATGTCTGCACTCTTCACTCTACCCGTCATGCTCAGTACACCCTCCTTCATCCATTGGATCCGCAACCTGAG GTACTCCACCCAGCTGGATCCTGATCCGTGCTGGCCACACACGGTGCCTCTCATCTTGGTATACGTGCTGTTCATTAACTGCAACACTGAAAAACTCAGCCACAG TAAGCTTCTGCCTGTGGCTTCTTGCCTCCCGTTGCCGTTGGCCGTGGCTGTGGTGAGCTTCTCTCTGCTCCACCTCTACAGAATCACCTACTTCCTGTTGGCAGCATTCGTCCCTCTGGCCTTGTGCTGTCTGCTCTGA